A single region of the Streptomyces vilmorinianum genome encodes:
- the fxsT gene encoding FxSxx-COOH system tetratricopeptide repeat protein → MVEQRSGGGAADHGGRAAPHHVLVVFPGYHRPWAAWINQRLEAHGLRATLQRWDPPREVPLEDSLGDLLLARGTVLLVLNDWFFQLGPRPAGEWNDVLRGFVAAHADRFAAVNLTNRPLLPATAVLEPVSLWGVGEEEAEARLLSRLGIEPRRSGGRRVSPASFARYPDTPPEIWGEVPRRNPRFTGRDDLLTELQERLMDAERGHAACTLLGMSGIGKTQIAAEYAHRFSPDYDVVWWVNSDDRNIQRDRFGELAAEFQLPTGSEPGERIRAVREALRRGDPHSRWLVIFDGWDDTDGANVMLPHGPGHVLITSRNRGWGDYTDVLEIPSFDRAESTGYLMRRAPQVTAAQADEVAAEFGDVPLPLVQAASWLGESGMEVPEYLRMIREGRLSTVDEPSAGDGFPHSSLTSWSILINRLRRSQPQAIEILSLCASFAPGRIPLGIVRAYPQAELPEDLRWMVNDLSAWTRALDTLVNYSVLTRETRGPASTDEVGPHQESVHMHRLVHDIVARLTDGDHRSSHRKAVRTLLAEADPGNPMDSRHWPRYAELLPHLEPSGALTSRNPRIQAAVLNCLRYCYRSSEFKAGARLAERIRDNWSRFMDPMDPAMLELTTQEGNILRRSGQFREAYELDLAQRERLLAASPPNELGSLQSNASIAADLRFLGQYQESERLQREAIAEAQRLLGETEFLTLVSRHNLGVVLRMLGRYQEAYDSDVDTLARCESVLRPRHASTLNSSNAVAHDLRLLGHYREALARQESTVRLHVQLLGPHHLQTLYARSQLALCRRREGGTSQDIGAMMASLLEQLEQVHGRSHFVTLSSITNYANYLREHGDLDQARELITEAEAGYRALLGPAHPVATGMVANTALVMQASGERADALALLEAALAGLTSSLGSDHPWVLGCALNTTAARNFNGRVADAAELSRETLRRARHTLGSEHPLTLSCQVALATDLRGLREVEEAGKLEEDALLTLTRTLGAQHPHTLSARQRNRPYWDFEANLA, encoded by the coding sequence ATGGTGGAACAACGGTCGGGCGGCGGCGCGGCGGACCATGGCGGCAGAGCCGCCCCGCACCATGTCCTCGTGGTCTTCCCCGGCTACCACCGGCCGTGGGCGGCCTGGATCAACCAGCGCCTGGAGGCACACGGGTTGCGCGCCACCCTGCAGCGCTGGGACCCACCGCGCGAGGTGCCGCTGGAGGACTCGCTCGGCGACCTGCTGCTCGCCCGCGGGACGGTCCTGCTCGTCCTCAACGACTGGTTCTTCCAACTCGGCCCGCGTCCGGCGGGCGAGTGGAACGACGTCCTGCGCGGCTTCGTCGCGGCCCACGCCGACCGCTTCGCTGCCGTCAACCTCACCAACCGGCCGCTGCTCCCCGCCACCGCCGTCCTCGAACCCGTCAGCCTCTGGGGCGTCGGCGAGGAGGAGGCGGAGGCCCGGCTCCTCAGCCGGCTCGGCATCGAACCCCGCAGGTCCGGCGGACGTCGCGTCTCGCCCGCGTCCTTCGCCCGGTACCCCGACACACCCCCGGAGATCTGGGGCGAGGTCCCACGCCGCAACCCCCGCTTCACCGGCCGCGACGATCTCCTGACCGAGCTCCAGGAACGGCTCATGGACGCCGAACGCGGCCACGCGGCATGCACCCTGCTCGGCATGTCGGGCATCGGCAAGACCCAGATCGCCGCCGAGTACGCCCACCGCTTCAGCCCCGACTACGACGTCGTCTGGTGGGTCAACTCCGACGACCGCAACATCCAGCGCGACCGCTTCGGCGAGCTCGCCGCCGAATTCCAGCTCCCCACCGGAAGCGAACCGGGCGAGCGCATCCGCGCCGTCCGGGAGGCGCTCCGCCGCGGCGACCCGCACTCCCGCTGGCTGGTCATCTTCGACGGCTGGGACGACACCGACGGCGCCAACGTCATGCTGCCGCACGGCCCCGGCCACGTACTGATCACGTCCCGCAACCGCGGCTGGGGCGACTACACCGACGTGCTCGAGATCCCCAGCTTCGACCGCGCCGAGTCCACCGGCTATCTGATGCGCCGCGCCCCGCAGGTCACGGCCGCGCAGGCCGACGAGGTCGCCGCCGAGTTCGGCGACGTCCCCCTGCCCCTCGTCCAGGCCGCCTCCTGGCTCGGCGAGTCCGGCATGGAGGTCCCCGAGTACCTCCGCATGATCAGGGAAGGACGGCTCTCCACCGTCGACGAGCCGTCCGCGGGCGACGGCTTCCCCCACTCCTCCCTCACCTCCTGGTCGATACTGATCAACCGGCTCCGACGCTCCCAGCCGCAGGCCATCGAGATCCTCAGCCTCTGCGCGTCCTTCGCCCCCGGCCGCATTCCCCTCGGCATCGTCCGCGCCTACCCCCAGGCCGAACTGCCCGAGGACCTCCGCTGGATGGTCAACGACCTGTCCGCCTGGACCCGGGCCCTGGACACCCTGGTCAACTACTCGGTGCTCACCCGGGAGACCCGCGGCCCGGCCAGCACCGACGAGGTGGGACCGCACCAGGAGTCCGTGCACATGCACCGGCTCGTCCACGACATCGTCGCCCGCCTCACCGACGGCGACCACCGCTCCTCCCACCGCAAGGCCGTCCGCACCCTGCTCGCCGAGGCGGACCCCGGCAACCCGATGGACAGCCGCCACTGGCCCCGGTACGCCGAACTCCTGCCGCACCTGGAGCCGTCCGGGGCGCTGACAAGCCGGAACCCGCGCATCCAGGCCGCGGTGCTCAACTGCCTGCGCTACTGCTACCGCAGCAGCGAGTTCAAGGCCGGCGCCCGGCTCGCCGAGAGGATCCGCGACAACTGGTCCAGGTTCATGGACCCGATGGACCCGGCCATGCTCGAACTGACCACGCAGGAGGGCAACATCCTGCGGCGCAGCGGCCAGTTCCGCGAGGCGTACGAACTCGACCTCGCCCAGCGCGAGCGCCTGCTCGCCGCCTCGCCGCCCAACGAACTGGGCTCCCTGCAGTCCAACGCCTCCATCGCCGCCGACCTGCGCTTCCTCGGCCAGTACCAGGAGTCCGAACGCCTCCAGCGCGAGGCCATCGCCGAAGCGCAACGCCTCCTCGGCGAGACCGAGTTCCTCACCCTCGTCTCCCGCCACAACCTGGGCGTCGTCCTGCGCATGCTCGGCCGGTACCAGGAGGCGTACGACTCCGACGTCGACACCCTCGCCCGGTGCGAGAGCGTCCTGCGCCCCCGGCACGCCAGCACCCTCAACTCCAGCAACGCCGTGGCGCACGACCTCAGGCTGCTCGGCCACTACCGGGAGGCGCTCGCCCGGCAGGAGTCCACCGTCCGCCTGCACGTCCAGCTCCTCGGCCCGCACCACCTGCAGACCCTCTACGCACGCAGCCAGCTGGCGCTGTGCCGGCGCCGCGAGGGCGGAACCTCGCAGGACATCGGCGCCATGATGGCCAGCCTGCTCGAACAGCTGGAGCAGGTGCACGGCCGGAGCCACTTCGTCACGCTCTCCTCGATCACCAACTACGCCAACTACCTGCGCGAGCACGGCGACCTCGACCAGGCGAGGGAACTCATCACCGAGGCCGAGGCCGGTTACCGTGCCCTCCTCGGCCCCGCCCACCCCGTCGCCACGGGCATGGTCGCCAACACGGCCCTGGTGATGCAGGCCTCCGGCGAGCGCGCCGACGCGCTGGCCCTCCTGGAGGCGGCCCTCGCCGGGCTGACCTCCTCCCTCGGATCCGACCACCCCTGGGTCCTCGGCTGCGCGCTCAACACCACCGCCGCCCGCAACTTCAACGGACGGGTCGCCGACGCCGCCGAACTCAGCCGCGAGACCCTGCGGCGGGCCCGGCACACCCTGGGCAGCGAGCACCCGCTCACCCTCTCCTGCCAGGTCGCGCTCGCCACCGACCTGCGCGGCCTGCGCGAGGTCGAGGAGGCCGGGAAGCTGGAGGAGGACGCCCTGCTCACCCTCACCAGGACCCTGGGCGCCCAGCACCCGCACACCCTCTCGGCACGCCAGCGCAACCGCCCCTACT
- a CDS encoding aKG-HExxH-type peptide beta-hydroxylase yields the protein MSPTPLPTAVFTALARTRPAPAGLSALGSALRARRLLLLKALLVRVERHREAVAPGVLRRFREAWHLLERVERGHPAVVRDVLDYPMTGAWLAAALAEPAGPALDRHLAWLENLAVTAALRAGGLLDVTLDTPGGLLSLPGVGRARVAGRRARITTRSAGTYVLDAGTPDTATVLLLADRRGGTLVGRGPGWSGLRTLPAGAARLEDLDPYRVPPGGVGSPARTAAEHTATDPAAWAARWRAAQDLLGRTDPGRAAEVRRAVRAVVPLVAHGPRSVGATLSAAPGAVLTSPPAGARDLAETLVHETHHSKLATLHECVPLYRPGPAAVHQVGWRTDPRPIAGVLQGAYAHLALTDLWRRAATAEGVPRLWRSVAGQQFDHIHDQVGEALAILLESDELTNEGREFAQQMGRHHASLGATPRPVG from the coding sequence ATGAGCCCCACGCCCCTGCCCACGGCGGTCTTCACCGCACTGGCCCGCACCCGCCCCGCTCCGGCCGGCCTCTCCGCCCTGGGCTCCGCGCTGCGGGCCCGACGCCTGCTGCTCCTCAAGGCCCTGCTCGTCCGGGTCGAGCGCCACCGTGAGGCCGTCGCCCCCGGCGTGCTCCGGCGCTTCCGGGAGGCCTGGCACCTCCTCGAACGGGTCGAGCGCGGCCACCCCGCCGTCGTCCGCGACGTCCTCGACTACCCGATGACCGGGGCGTGGCTGGCCGCCGCGCTCGCCGAGCCCGCCGGGCCCGCCCTCGACCGGCACCTCGCCTGGCTGGAGAACCTCGCCGTCACCGCCGCCCTGCGCGCGGGCGGCCTCCTCGACGTCACTCTGGACACCCCCGGCGGGCTCCTCTCGCTGCCCGGCGTCGGACGCGCGCGGGTGGCCGGGCGGCGGGCCCGGATCACCACCCGCTCCGCCGGTACGTACGTCCTCGACGCGGGCACCCCCGACACCGCCACCGTCCTGCTGCTCGCCGATCGGCGCGGGGGCACCCTCGTCGGCCGCGGCCCCGGCTGGAGCGGGCTGCGCACCCTGCCCGCCGGAGCGGCCCGCCTCGAGGACCTCGACCCGTACCGGGTGCCGCCCGGCGGCGTGGGCAGCCCGGCCCGTACCGCGGCCGAGCACACGGCCACCGACCCCGCCGCCTGGGCCGCCCGGTGGCGCGCCGCCCAGGACCTCCTCGGGCGCACCGACCCGGGCCGGGCCGCCGAGGTCCGCCGGGCCGTGCGCGCGGTCGTCCCGCTCGTCGCCCACGGTCCGCGATCCGTCGGGGCCACCCTGAGCGCCGCCCCCGGCGCCGTCCTGACGAGCCCGCCGGCCGGAGCGCGGGACCTGGCGGAGACCCTCGTCCACGAGACGCACCACAGCAAGCTGGCCACGCTGCACGAGTGCGTCCCGCTCTACCGGCCCGGGCCCGCCGCCGTGCACCAGGTCGGCTGGCGGACCGATCCGCGCCCCATCGCGGGCGTGCTCCAGGGCGCCTACGCCCATCTCGCCCTGACCGATCTGTGGCGGCGGGCGGCCACCGCCGAAGGGGTGCCGCGCCTGTGGAGATCCGTTGCCGGGCAGCAGTTCGACCATATCCACGATCAGGTGGGCGAGGCATTGGCGATCCTGCTTGAATCCGATGAACTGACCAATGAGGGGCGGGAGTTCGCGCAGCAAATGGGGCGGCACCATGCGAGCCTCGGCGCGACCCCGAGGCCGGTTGGGTAA